The Leptodactylus fuscus isolate aLepFus1 chromosome 3, aLepFus1.hap2, whole genome shotgun sequence genome has a segment encoding these proteins:
- the DTL gene encoding denticleless protein homolog: MSLFQCVVNKSRWGRSSSYGFPLQSLLQDFQCFSNDEYISYGEVGVAVPPFGCSFSSVPDIPHILAVTNEEGIVRLYDTECRDVQRKIVKDWQAHTNAVFDLAWVPGEHKLVTASGDQTAKLFDVKAGELLGECKGHQCSLKSVTFSKLEKAVFSTGGRDGNIIVWDTRCNKKDGSYRQVNQITGAHNAPKKQTPLKMKKRKPGAKGLAPAVDSQQSVTVVVFQDEHTLISAGAVDGVIKMWDLRKNYTTYRQDPIPAKSLPYPGSSTRKLGYSSLILDSTCTSLFASCTDDNIYMFNIAGIKRDPVSVFSGHQNSTFYIKSCLSPDGQFLLSGSSDHSAYIWKVSNPYTPPVMLQGHNQEVTSVTWSPTDFTKIVTCSDDNTVRVWRLKKGNGKRIEEENMMKVGWTYQKKIEFPSTAAVLRTPAKSPRGKSLLTMSSPTPATCAPSYTGDLPMSSSTPTSPFLAISKLFTPERQKAVSSMTPSSSQSLSKVSIRNWVTCTPRLLMPLPKTPSPRKAFTPVEQYSTASESKAPPTYEKRAKRRLETSNENAEHECFTCCNCVTELDPSVKKSKLELCDVEKDDGAGTRCLNVADLGKDSVEEPAAKRAIDVPDGAMKSPSIVKSGLKNKENTPEKNWLFALGSKMKSDKSSTHCKGANSPSSSASAKKTPARSTANSPVSTSAPSSTKKISMYFQKKPTE, translated from the exons GCTCCTCCTATGGGTTCCCCCTCCAGAGTCTCCTACAGGATTTTCAGTGCTTCAGCAATGATGAATATATCTCGTATGGTGAGGTCGGGGTAGCTGTGCCGCCTTTTGGATGTTCCTTCAGTTCAG TTCCAGATATTCCTCACATTCTTGCCGTGACCAACGAGGAGGGCATTGTAAGACTGTATGATACAGAGTGCCGGGACGTGCAGCGCAAGATAGTGAAAG ATTGGCAGGCGCACACTAATGCAGTCTTTGACCTTGCCTGGGTACCCGGGGAGCACAAGCTG GTCACCGCTTCTGGAGATCAGACTGCTAAGCTATTTGATGTGAAGGCTGGGGAGCTTCTTGGGGAATGTAAAGGACACCAGTGCAGTCTGAAGTCTGTTACGTTCTCCAAGCTTGAAAAAG CTGTCTTCAGCACCGGAGGGCGAGATGGCAACATTATCGTCTGGGACACTCGATGCAACAAAAAAG ATGGTTCCTATAGACAAGTTAACCAGATTACCGGGGCTCACAATGCGCCCAAAAAACAAACCCCACTGAAAATGAAGAAGCGAAAACCAGGCGCCAAAGGACTTGCCCCAGCTGTG GACTCTCAGCAGAGCGTGACTGTGGTTGTCTTCCAAGATGAGCACACACTAATATCTGCTGGAGCGGTCGATGG TGTTATTAAGATGTGGGACTTGAGAAAAAATTACACCACATACCGCCAGGACCCCATCCCTGCAAAATCTCTGCCTTATCCTGGAAGCAGCACTCGGAAACTTG GTTATTCTAGCttaattttagactccacctgcaCCAGCCTATTCGCCAGCTGTACTGATGATAATATCTACATGTTTAACATCGCCGGGATAAAGCGTGATCCTG TTTCTGTATTCAGCGGCCATCAAAACTCCACCTTTTATATAAAGTCCTGCCTGAGTCCTGACGGTCAGTTTCTCCTTAGCGGCTCCAGTGACCACAGTGCTTATATCTGGAAG GTTTCCAATCCTTACACTCCTCCTGTGATGCTTCAGGGGCACAATCAAGAAGTCACCTCTGTCACTTGGTCTCCTACTGACTTCACCAAG ATTGTTACGTGCTCCGATGATAACACTGTAAGAGTTTGGAGACTGAAGAAGGGAAACGGCAAGAGAATCGAAGAAGAAAATATGATGAAAGTGGGATGGACTTATCAAAAGAAGATTGAATTTCCATCTACAG CTGCCGTACTCCGCACACCTGCAAAATCTCCCAGGGGTAAAAGTCTGCTAACAATGTCTTCTCCAACACCGGCCACCTGTGCGCCAAGTTATACCGGCGACCTCCCAATGTCTTCAAGCACACCGACCTCTCCTTTCCTGGCCATATCCAAACTGTTCACCCCCGAGAGGCAGAAAGCGGTGTCCTCCATGACGCCTTCCAGCTCACAGTCACTATCTAAAGTCTCCATAAGAAATTGGGTTACTTGTACACCAAGGTTGCTGATGCCCCTCCCCAAAACGCCATCCCCTCGGAAGGCGTTTACTCCCGTTGAACAATACTCCACAGCTTCTGAGTCAAAAGCGCCACCTACGTATGAGAAGAGGGCGAAGAGGCGTCTGGAGACCAGCAACGAAAATGCAGAGCACGAATGTTTTACTTGCTGTAACTGTGTGACTGAGCTGGACCCGAGCGTGAAGAAGTCCAAGCTAGAGCTGTGTGATGTAGAGAAGGATGACGGCGCGGGCACAAGGTGTCTAAATGTGGCCGATCTGGGCAAAGACTCTGTAGAGGAACCTGCTGCTAAACGTGCCATAGATGTCCCTGATGGTGCCATGAAATCGCCCTCTATTGTAAAATCTGGActcaaaaacaaagaaaacacGCCGGAGAAAAACTGGCTGTTTGCATTGGGGAGCAAAATGAAATCTGATAAATCCTCAACACACTGCAAAGGAGCAAACAGTCCCTCAAGTAGCGCAAGTGCAAAAAAGACCCCTGCGAGAAGCACCGCAAACTCCCCCGTATCT ACTTCAGCCCCAAGTTCAACAAAGAAGATTTCCATGTACTTTCAGAAGAAGCCTACAGAGTAA